From one Burkholderia pyrrocinia genomic stretch:
- a CDS encoding aldehyde dehydrogenase → MTPFDTSLVPDGNILIGGEWRRGRGAPYASIYPADQSVNMEVSTANAEDAAEAVEAADAAWRRADWAGLKPHQRAQVLYRIADLIMQRHEALANLQRRDNGKPIGETRVLVASAANTFRYFAACLETLDEELTPSRGDYLTMSVYEPIGVIAAITPWNSPIASDAQKLAPALAGGNAVVLKPAEVTPLVSLALARICEEAGVPKGVLSVLPGKGSVIGDVLVRHPLVKKVSFTGGTEVGRGIARIAAEKLMPVSLELGGKSPTIVCDDADLDHAVNGVLYGIFSSSGEACIAGSRLFVQRAVYDEFMKRLVAGARKLRVGDPTRLDTQMGPLITAKHRESVERYVALGLEEGGRLLCGGERPSGDGRENGFFYQPTILEGLPNSARICQEEIFGPVLVAMPFDDEASLIAQANDSVFGLAAGIWTRDYKRAWRIARALETGTVWINTYKLFSISTPFSGWKESGMGREKGRLGIREYMQQKSLYWGLNDAPLPWAN, encoded by the coding sequence ATGACACCTTTCGATACGAGCCTGGTACCCGACGGCAACATCCTGATCGGCGGCGAGTGGCGGCGCGGCCGTGGCGCGCCCTACGCCAGCATCTATCCGGCCGACCAGTCGGTGAACATGGAAGTGTCGACGGCGAACGCGGAAGACGCGGCCGAAGCCGTCGAAGCCGCCGACGCCGCATGGCGCCGCGCCGACTGGGCCGGGCTGAAGCCGCACCAGCGCGCGCAGGTGCTTTACCGCATCGCGGATCTGATCATGCAACGCCACGAAGCGCTCGCGAACCTGCAGCGTCGCGACAACGGCAAGCCGATCGGCGAGACGCGCGTGCTGGTGGCGAGCGCCGCGAATACGTTCCGCTATTTCGCGGCGTGCCTCGAAACGCTCGACGAGGAACTGACGCCTTCGCGCGGCGACTACCTGACGATGAGCGTGTACGAGCCGATCGGCGTGATCGCGGCGATTACGCCGTGGAACTCGCCGATCGCGTCCGATGCGCAGAAGCTCGCACCGGCACTCGCCGGCGGCAACGCGGTGGTGCTCAAGCCTGCCGAGGTCACGCCGCTCGTGTCGCTGGCGCTCGCGCGCATCTGCGAGGAAGCCGGCGTGCCGAAGGGCGTGCTGAGCGTGCTGCCGGGCAAGGGCTCGGTGATCGGCGACGTGCTCGTGCGCCATCCGCTGGTGAAGAAGGTTTCGTTCACGGGCGGCACCGAAGTGGGCCGCGGCATCGCGCGCATCGCGGCCGAGAAGCTGATGCCCGTGTCGCTCGAACTCGGCGGCAAGTCGCCGACGATCGTGTGCGACGACGCCGATCTCGATCATGCAGTGAACGGCGTGCTGTACGGCATTTTCAGCTCGTCGGGCGAAGCGTGCATCGCGGGTTCGCGGCTGTTCGTGCAGCGCGCGGTGTACGACGAATTCATGAAGCGCCTGGTCGCGGGCGCACGCAAGCTGCGCGTGGGCGACCCGACGCGGCTGGATACGCAGATGGGGCCGCTGATTACCGCGAAACACCGCGAATCGGTGGAGCGTTACGTCGCACTGGGCCTGGAAGAAGGCGGCCGGTTGCTGTGCGGCGGCGAGCGGCCGTCGGGCGACGGGCGCGAGAACGGCTTCTTCTATCAGCCGACGATTCTCGAAGGCTTGCCGAACAGCGCACGCATCTGCCAGGAAGAAATCTTCGGGCCCGTGCTCGTCGCGATGCCGTTCGACGACGAAGCGTCGCTGATCGCGCAGGCGAACGACAGCGTGTTCGGCCTTGCGGCCGGCATCTGGACGCGCGACTACAAGCGTGCCTGGCGCATCGCGCGCGCGCTTGAGACGGGCACCGTCTGGATCAATACGTACAAGCTGTTCTCGATCTCCACGCCGTTCTCCGGCTGGAAGGAGAGCGGGATGGGGCGCGAGAAGGGGCGTCTCGGCATCCGCGAGTACATGCAGCAGAAGAGCCTCTACTGGGGTTTGAACGACGCGCCGCTGCCGTGGGCGAACTGA
- a CDS encoding VOC family protein — MSILGIEQITYGVDDLATCRRFFADWGLKEVAHDDMQARFETLNGCTVLAVKADDPALPPAFEAGPTLREVTWGVATQQELDALRGKLAGQPGFYARKDALGCTDPNGMAIRVEVTRKRELDITGSPSNVWGQTLRVDQPSPIYARAEPVEVGHVVFFTNCLDAQEKFYHELLGFETSDRYPGRGAFMRCAPHGGHHDLFLLALPNGKRGLNHVAFTVRDIHEVFGGGMHIDRCGWETQLGPGRHPVSSAYFWYFQNPAGGLIEYYADEDVLTPEWTPREFEPGPTVFAEWAVDGGLDGNTRRQKNAKAPEGKFMTERKS; from the coding sequence ATGAGCATTTTGGGAATCGAGCAGATCACGTATGGCGTCGACGATCTCGCGACCTGCCGGCGCTTTTTCGCCGACTGGGGGCTGAAGGAGGTCGCGCACGACGACATGCAAGCACGCTTCGAGACGTTGAACGGCTGCACCGTGCTGGCCGTCAAGGCTGACGATCCGGCGCTGCCGCCCGCGTTCGAGGCCGGCCCGACGCTGCGTGAAGTCACGTGGGGCGTCGCGACGCAGCAGGAACTCGACGCGCTGCGCGGCAAGCTCGCCGGCCAGCCCGGCTTTTACGCACGGAAGGATGCGCTCGGCTGCACCGACCCGAACGGGATGGCGATCCGTGTCGAGGTCACGCGCAAGCGCGAACTCGACATCACGGGCTCGCCGTCGAACGTGTGGGGCCAGACGCTGCGCGTCGACCAGCCGAGCCCGATCTATGCACGCGCGGAGCCGGTCGAGGTCGGGCATGTCGTGTTCTTCACGAACTGCCTCGACGCACAGGAAAAGTTCTATCACGAGCTGCTCGGCTTCGAGACGTCCGATCGCTACCCGGGCCGCGGCGCGTTCATGCGCTGCGCGCCGCACGGCGGTCACCACGACCTGTTCCTGCTCGCGCTGCCGAACGGCAAGCGCGGCCTGAACCACGTCGCGTTCACCGTGCGCGACATCCATGAAGTGTTCGGCGGCGGCATGCATATCGACCGCTGCGGCTGGGAAACGCAACTCGGCCCGGGCCGCCATCCCGTGTCGTCCGCGTACTTCTGGTACTTCCAGAATCCGGCCGGCGGGCTGATCGAATACTACGCGGATGAGGACGTCCTGACGCCCGAATGGACGCCGCGCGAATTCGAACCGGGCCCGACCGTGTTCGCCGAGTGGGCCGTCGACGGCGGCCTCGACGGCAACACGCGCCGGCAGAAGAACGCGAAGGCGCCGGAAGGCAAGTTCATGACGGAGCGCAAATCATGA
- a CDS encoding NAD(P)/FAD-dependent oxidoreductase, giving the protein MTEANTQAQPAPGTVVVIGGGQAAGWVLKTLRAEGYTGRLVMIADEPHLPYERPPLSKAVLAGDADIETVRVVRPDEFDALNVEAWQPERAAAIDRARRVVTTASGREIEYDRLVIATGGTSRRLPDTIVKTPNLHYLRTLDEAAALGEKLRASQRVLVIGGGWIGLEVAATARKLGVEAVVVEGAPRLCGRSVPQIVSDFLLDLHRSNGVDVRLGAALASLDAQPDDVSKVRATLADGTTIDADFAVAGIGLALNASLANDAGLAVDDGIVVDEFGATSDPAIFACGDVANHHNGWLKRRVRLESWANAQNQAIAAAKAVLGVRAPYAEIPWFWSDQYDVNLQILGDLPADAQLVVRGELAARRATLFFVGDGHVRGVIAVNNARELKLARKWMNQGRAVDTEALADTTKALA; this is encoded by the coding sequence ATGACCGAAGCGAACACACAGGCGCAGCCCGCACCCGGCACGGTCGTCGTGATCGGCGGCGGCCAGGCCGCCGGCTGGGTGCTGAAGACGTTGCGCGCGGAAGGTTACACGGGCCGCCTCGTGATGATCGCCGACGAGCCGCATCTGCCGTACGAGCGCCCGCCGCTGTCGAAGGCCGTGCTGGCCGGCGACGCCGATATCGAAACCGTGCGCGTCGTGCGTCCCGACGAATTCGACGCATTGAATGTCGAGGCGTGGCAGCCGGAACGCGCCGCAGCGATCGATCGCGCGCGCCGCGTGGTGACGACCGCCAGTGGCCGCGAGATCGAATACGACCGGCTCGTGATTGCGACCGGCGGCACGTCGCGCCGCCTGCCCGACACGATCGTGAAGACGCCGAACCTGCACTACCTGCGTACGCTCGACGAAGCGGCCGCGCTCGGCGAGAAGCTGCGTGCCAGCCAACGCGTGCTCGTGATCGGCGGCGGCTGGATCGGCCTCGAAGTCGCGGCGACCGCGCGCAAGCTCGGCGTCGAGGCGGTCGTGGTCGAAGGCGCGCCGCGGCTGTGCGGCCGATCGGTGCCGCAGATCGTGTCGGATTTCCTGCTCGACCTGCATCGCTCGAACGGCGTCGACGTGCGTCTGGGGGCGGCGCTCGCATCGCTCGACGCGCAGCCGGACGACGTATCGAAGGTACGCGCGACGCTCGCCGACGGCACGACGATCGACGCCGATTTCGCGGTGGCCGGCATCGGCCTCGCGCTGAACGCATCGCTTGCGAACGATGCGGGGCTGGCCGTCGACGACGGCATCGTCGTCGACGAATTCGGCGCGACGAGCGACCCGGCGATCTTCGCGTGCGGCGACGTCGCGAACCATCACAACGGCTGGCTGAAGCGGCGCGTGCGGCTCGAATCGTGGGCCAACGCGCAGAACCAGGCGATCGCGGCTGCGAAGGCCGTACTCGGCGTGCGTGCGCCGTACGCGGAGATTCCGTGGTTCTGGTCCGATCAGTACGACGTGAACCTGCAGATCCTCGGCGATCTGCCGGCCGATGCGCAGCTCGTCGTGCGCGGCGAACTCGCCGCGCGCCGCGCGACGCTGTTTTTCGTTGGCGACGGGCATGTGAGAGGTGTCATCGCCGTGAACAACGCACGCGAGCTGAAGCTCGCGCGCAAGTGGATGAACCAGGGCCGGGCAGTGGATACGGAAGCCCTGGCAGACACGACCAAAGCGCTTGCCTGA
- a CDS encoding MFS transporter codes for MSTFDNVVAGRATMEAAASTPGAIIARLERLPGNAMQIRARVLIGTATFFDGFDVITIAATLPLLIHKWGLSPTQVGMLIASGAIGQLIGAFLFPALAEKHGRVKAIAWSSAVIGVTSIACGFAPTFEVFVLLRILQGLGLGGELPVAATYINEITRAHGRGRFVLLYEIVFPIGLLVSMALGAWLVPRFGWEIMYFVGGLPLILSFVLTRLVPESPRWLASRGRLAEAGRAVGVFEASVRGELPPVTQAAAFDEMVRQHPKRKMSDLFSAAYRKRTLAVATLWATCGFIQYGLSTWLPTIYKNFYHAPLQLALNLAVIGSVMGVFGSLASALLVDKLGRKPVIVWSFVLCALSLAFAGICHASSVYVVAVFCSLSLGLMASGFITAYVYTPEQYPTSIRASGCGLGSAWLKIASFVAPMVVPHAIIGGNLAPAFYLIGVVPLIAAVTVHFVGIETKGKVLEALEA; via the coding sequence ATGAGCACTTTCGACAACGTCGTGGCCGGTCGCGCCACGATGGAAGCTGCCGCTTCCACGCCCGGCGCGATCATCGCGCGGCTCGAGCGGCTTCCGGGCAACGCGATGCAGATCCGCGCGCGCGTGCTGATCGGCACCGCGACGTTCTTCGACGGCTTCGACGTGATCACGATCGCGGCGACGCTGCCGCTGCTGATTCACAAATGGGGGCTGTCGCCGACGCAGGTCGGCATGCTGATCGCGTCCGGCGCGATCGGCCAGCTGATCGGCGCATTCCTGTTTCCCGCGCTGGCCGAGAAGCACGGCCGCGTGAAGGCGATCGCGTGGAGCTCGGCCGTGATCGGCGTCACGAGCATCGCATGCGGCTTCGCGCCGACTTTCGAGGTGTTCGTGCTGCTGCGGATCCTGCAGGGGCTCGGGCTCGGCGGTGAGCTGCCGGTCGCCGCGACATACATCAACGAGATCACGCGCGCGCATGGCCGCGGCCGCTTCGTGCTGCTGTACGAGATCGTGTTCCCGATCGGCCTGCTCGTGTCGATGGCGCTCGGTGCGTGGCTGGTGCCGCGGTTCGGCTGGGAGATCATGTACTTCGTCGGCGGGCTGCCGCTGATCCTGTCGTTCGTGCTCACGCGCCTCGTGCCGGAATCGCCGCGCTGGCTCGCATCGCGCGGACGGCTCGCGGAAGCCGGGCGCGCGGTCGGCGTGTTCGAAGCGTCGGTGCGCGGCGAGCTGCCGCCGGTTACGCAGGCGGCCGCGTTCGACGAGATGGTGCGCCAGCATCCGAAGCGCAAGATGAGCGACCTGTTCAGCGCCGCGTATCGCAAGCGCACGCTCGCGGTGGCGACACTGTGGGCGACCTGCGGTTTCATCCAGTACGGGCTGTCGACGTGGCTGCCGACGATCTACAAGAACTTCTATCACGCGCCGCTGCAGCTCGCGCTGAACCTCGCGGTGATCGGTTCGGTGATGGGCGTGTTCGGGTCGCTGGCGTCGGCGCTGCTCGTCGACAAGCTCGGCCGGAAGCCGGTGATCGTGTGGTCGTTCGTGCTGTGCGCGCTGTCGCTGGCGTTCGCCGGCATCTGTCACGCATCGTCGGTGTATGTCGTCGCGGTCTTCTGCTCGCTGTCGCTCGGGTTGATGGCATCGGGGTTCATTACCGCGTACGTCTACACGCCGGAACAGTATCCGACCAGCATCCGCGCGTCGGGCTGCGGGCTCGGCAGCGCATGGCTGAAGATCGCGTCGTTCGTCGCGCCGATGGTCGTGCCGCACGCGATCATCGGCGGGAACCTCGCGCCGGCGTTTTACCTGATCGGCGTCGTGCCGCTGATCGCGGCGGTGACCGTGCACTTCGTCGGGATCGAGACGAAGGGGAAGGTGCTCGAGGCGCTTGAAGCGTAA
- a CDS encoding GNAT family N-acetyltransferase, whose amino-acid sequence MPLFEPVTLNTSRLVLRPLRDADAQAFFEIWSDAEAMRYFSFEPMTHIEQAAERVARNLKTSASGQDFVCVLESRESGEALGECVLFHAHEQCRRAEIGFSLQRKYWSGGYMREAASAVIDHAFGTLRLNRLEADIDPRNVASARLLERLGFAREGLLRERWIVGDEVSDSALYGLLASDRRA is encoded by the coding sequence ATGCCCCTGTTCGAACCTGTCACGCTGAATACATCCCGCCTCGTCCTGCGGCCGTTGCGCGACGCAGACGCGCAGGCCTTCTTCGAGATCTGGTCGGATGCGGAAGCGATGCGCTATTTCTCGTTTGAGCCGATGACGCACATCGAGCAGGCAGCGGAGCGCGTCGCGCGCAACCTGAAGACATCCGCCAGCGGACAGGATTTCGTGTGCGTACTCGAATCGCGGGAATCCGGCGAAGCGCTGGGCGAATGCGTGCTGTTCCATGCGCACGAGCAGTGCCGCCGTGCCGAGATCGGCTTCAGCCTGCAGCGCAAGTACTGGAGCGGCGGATACATGCGCGAAGCGGCGTCGGCCGTGATCGATCATGCGTTCGGCACGCTACGCCTGAACCGGCTCGAGGCCGATATCGATCCGCGCAATGTTGCGTCGGCGCGGCTGCTCGAACGGCTGGGCTTCGCGCGGGAAGGGCTGCTGCGCGAACGCTGGATCGTCGGCGACGAAGTGTCTGACAGCGCGTTGTACGGATTGCTGGCGAGCGATCGCCGCGCGTGA
- a CDS encoding PPC domain-containing DNA-binding protein, which yields MQTHPLRLSPGDDLRGSIEEALRQHGAHAAFVIQGIGSLSVAQLRFAGADLPTELRGDLEILTLAGSVSPDGAHLHMSVSDAGGRVSGGHVASGCVVRTTAEILLALLPAHRFSREPDAGTGFNELVIRREPGGDAV from the coding sequence ATGCAAACCCATCCTCTGCGTCTGTCCCCCGGCGACGATCTGCGCGGATCCATCGAGGAAGCGTTGCGTCAGCACGGCGCGCACGCGGCGTTCGTGATCCAGGGCATCGGCAGCCTGAGCGTCGCGCAGTTGCGTTTTGCCGGCGCCGACCTGCCGACCGAACTGCGCGGCGACCTCGAAATCCTGACGCTGGCCGGCTCGGTCTCGCCGGACGGCGCACACCTGCACATGTCCGTATCCGACGCGGGCGGCCGCGTGTCGGGCGGCCATGTGGCGAGCGGTTGCGTGGTGCGCACGACCGCCGAGATCCTGCTCGCGCTGCTCCCCGCGCATCGTTTCTCTCGCGAACCTGACGCGGGTACCGGCTTCAACGAACTGGTGATCCGTCGCGAGCCGGGCGGCGATGCCGTGTGA
- the acnB gene encoding bifunctional aconitate hydratase 2/2-methylisocitrate dehydratase, with product MLENFRAHVAARAALGIPPLPLTAQQTAELVELLTNPPAGEEQTLVELITYRVPAGVDEAARVKAGFLAAVAKGETACPLISRERATELLGTMLGGYNIQPLIELLSDDAVAAVAADALKKTLLMFDQFHDVKELADKGNTHAKAVLQSWADAEWFTSRPEVPQSLTVTVFKVTGETNTDDLSPAPDATTRPDIPMHALAMLKNARPGITPEEDGKRGPVKFIESLKEKGHLVAYVGDVVGTGSSRKSATNSVLWFTGEDIPFVPNKRFGGVCLGGKIAPIFYNTMEDAGALPIELDVSQMEMGDVVELRPYDGKALKNGEVIAEFQVKSDVLFDEVRAGGRIPLIIGRGLTAKAREALGLAPSTLFRLPHQPADSGKGFSLAQKMVGRACGLPEGQGVRPGTYCEPKMTSVGSQDTTGPMTRDELKDLACLGFSADLVMQSFCHTAAYPKPVDVKTHQTLPNFISTRGGIALRPGDGVIHSWLNRMLLPDTVGTGGDSHTRFPIGISFPAGSGLVAFAAATGTMPLDMPESVLVRFKGKMQPGVTLRDLVNAIPLYAIKQGMLTVAKQGKKNIFSGRILEIEGLPDLKVEQAFELSDASAERSAAGCTVHLNKEPIIEYLNSNVTLLKWMIAQGYQDPRSLQRRIAAMEQWLADPQLLSPDADADYAAVIEIDLADIHEPIVACPNDPDDVKTLSDVAGAKIDEVFIGSCMTNIGHFRAASKLLEGKRDIPVKLWVAPPTKMDQKQLTEEGHYGVFGTAGARTEMPGCSLCMGNQAQVREGATVMSTSTRNFPNRLGKNTNVYLGSAELAAICSRLGKIPTKDEYMADMGVLSANGDKIYKYMNFDQIEDFKEVADTVQL from the coding sequence ATGCTTGAAAACTTTCGTGCTCACGTGGCCGCCCGCGCCGCGCTCGGTATTCCTCCCCTGCCGCTGACGGCTCAGCAAACCGCCGAACTGGTGGAATTGCTGACGAACCCGCCCGCCGGCGAAGAGCAGACGCTGGTCGAACTGATCACCTACCGCGTGCCCGCCGGCGTCGACGAAGCCGCCCGCGTGAAAGCCGGCTTCCTGGCCGCCGTGGCCAAGGGCGAGACCGCCTGCCCGCTGATCTCGCGCGAGCGCGCCACCGAACTGCTCGGCACGATGCTGGGCGGCTACAACATCCAGCCGCTGATCGAACTGCTGTCCGACGACGCAGTCGCGGCCGTCGCCGCCGACGCGCTGAAGAAAACCCTGCTGATGTTCGACCAGTTCCATGACGTGAAGGAACTCGCCGACAAGGGCAACACGCACGCGAAGGCCGTGCTGCAAAGCTGGGCCGACGCCGAATGGTTCACCAGCCGTCCGGAAGTGCCGCAAAGCCTGACCGTCACCGTCTTCAAGGTGACGGGCGAAACCAACACCGACGACCTGTCGCCGGCGCCGGACGCCACCACCCGCCCGGACATCCCGATGCACGCGCTGGCGATGCTGAAGAACGCGCGCCCGGGCATCACGCCGGAAGAAGACGGCAAGCGCGGCCCGGTCAAGTTCATCGAATCGCTGAAGGAAAAGGGCCACCTGGTCGCGTACGTGGGCGACGTGGTCGGCACCGGCTCCTCGCGCAAGTCGGCTACCAACTCGGTGCTGTGGTTCACCGGCGAAGACATCCCGTTCGTGCCGAACAAGCGCTTCGGCGGCGTGTGCCTCGGCGGCAAGATCGCGCCGATCTTCTACAACACGATGGAAGACGCAGGCGCACTGCCGATCGAACTCGACGTGTCGCAGATGGAAATGGGCGACGTGGTCGAACTGCGCCCGTATGACGGCAAGGCGCTGAAGAACGGCGAAGTGATCGCCGAATTCCAGGTCAAGTCCGACGTGCTGTTCGACGAAGTGCGCGCCGGCGGCCGCATTCCGCTGATCATCGGCCGCGGCCTGACCGCGAAGGCACGCGAAGCGCTGGGCCTCGCGCCGTCGACGCTGTTCCGCCTGCCGCACCAGCCGGCCGACAGCGGCAAGGGCTTCTCGCTCGCGCAGAAGATGGTCGGCCGCGCATGCGGTCTGCCGGAAGGCCAGGGCGTCCGCCCGGGCACGTACTGCGAACCGAAGATGACCTCGGTCGGCTCGCAGGACACCACGGGCCCGATGACCCGCGACGAACTGAAGGATCTCGCGTGCCTCGGCTTCTCGGCCGACCTCGTGATGCAGTCGTTCTGCCACACCGCCGCTTATCCGAAGCCGGTCGACGTGAAGACGCACCAGACGCTGCCGAACTTCATCAGCACGCGCGGCGGTATCGCTCTGCGTCCGGGCGACGGCGTGATCCACTCGTGGCTGAACCGCATGCTGCTGCCCGACACCGTCGGCACCGGCGGCGATTCGCATACGCGCTTCCCGATCGGCATCAGCTTCCCGGCAGGCTCGGGCCTGGTCGCATTCGCGGCCGCCACCGGCACGATGCCGCTGGACATGCCGGAATCGGTGCTGGTCCGCTTCAAGGGCAAGATGCAGCCGGGCGTCACGCTGCGCGACCTCGTCAACGCGATTCCGCTGTACGCGATCAAGCAAGGCATGCTGACGGTCGCGAAGCAAGGCAAGAAGAACATCTTCTCGGGCCGCATTCTCGAAATCGAAGGCCTGCCCGACCTGAAGGTCGAGCAAGCGTTCGAGCTGTCGGATGCGTCCGCCGAGCGTTCGGCCGCCGGTTGCACGGTGCACCTGAACAAGGAACCGATCATCGAATACCTGAACAGCAACGTCACGCTGCTGAAGTGGATGATCGCGCAGGGCTACCAGGATCCGCGCAGCCTGCAGCGCCGCATCGCGGCGATGGAGCAATGGCTGGCCGACCCGCAACTGCTGTCGCCGGATGCCGACGCCGACTACGCGGCCGTCATCGAGATCGACCTCGCCGACATCCACGAGCCGATCGTCGCGTGCCCGAACGACCCGGACGACGTGAAGACGCTGTCCGACGTGGCTGGTGCGAAGATCGACGAAGTGTTCATCGGCTCGTGCATGACCAACATCGGCCACTTCCGTGCGGCGTCGAAGCTGCTGGAAGGCAAGCGCGACATCCCGGTCAAGCTGTGGGTCGCCCCGCCGACCAAGATGGACCAGAAGCAGTTGACCGAAGAAGGTCACTACGGCGTGTTCGGCACGGCCGGTGCGCGTACGGAAATGCCGGGCTGCTCGCTGTGCATGGGTAACCAGGCACAGGTGCGCGAAGGCGCGACGGTCATGTCGACGTCGACCCGCAACTTCCCGAACCGTCTCGGCAAGAACACGAACGTGTACCTCGGCTCGGCGGAACTGGCGGCAATCTGCTCGCGTCTGGGCAAGATCCCGACCAAGGACGAGTACATGGCCGACATGGGCGTGCTCAGCGCCAACGGCGACAAGATCTACAAGTACATGAACTTCGACCAGATCGAAGACTTCAAGGAAGTGGCCGACACCGTGCAGCTGTAA